A single window of Jiangella alkaliphila DNA harbors:
- a CDS encoding LacI family DNA-binding transcriptional regulator: MAAKRATQADVARMAGVSQATVSLVLNAEPDRVGPDTRQRVLDAISKTGYSANPLAQRLARGRNQIIGVFTYEPVFPQGNGDFYHPFLVGIEREAERWGSDLLLFTSAPVQNGRRRLSGKARAHLGVTDGCVLLGRVEDKQELVHLIDDGFPFVFVGRRELPGSADLPYVGADYVQATSDVVGLFLEQGHRRIGFVGELSDRESIIDRLTGYRTAMRAAGLRPTSFDPAELSADEIVDVVVEHHLTGLVLAEAYRAASIRAAAAARGLDVPVDLSIAVLGQPDVPVEPGADDAGVAWSGFRIPREEMGEQALSLLVQLIEDPSGTTDRHRLLPCVIEPGATVSAPRPR; the protein is encoded by the coding sequence ATGGCGGCCAAGCGAGCGACCCAGGCGGACGTCGCGCGGATGGCGGGCGTCAGTCAGGCGACCGTCTCGCTGGTGCTCAACGCCGAGCCGGACCGCGTCGGACCGGACACCCGGCAGCGGGTGCTCGACGCGATCAGCAAGACCGGCTACTCCGCCAACCCGCTCGCGCAGCGGCTGGCCCGCGGCCGCAACCAGATCATCGGCGTGTTCACCTACGAGCCGGTGTTCCCGCAGGGCAACGGCGACTTCTACCACCCGTTCCTGGTCGGCATCGAGCGCGAGGCCGAGCGCTGGGGCAGCGACCTGCTGCTGTTCACCAGCGCTCCGGTGCAGAACGGCCGGCGCCGGCTGTCCGGCAAGGCCCGCGCCCATCTCGGCGTCACCGACGGCTGCGTGCTGCTCGGCCGGGTCGAGGACAAGCAGGAGCTGGTGCACCTCATCGACGACGGCTTCCCGTTCGTGTTCGTGGGACGGCGCGAGCTGCCCGGCTCGGCCGACCTGCCCTACGTCGGCGCCGACTACGTCCAGGCGACGAGCGACGTCGTCGGGCTGTTCCTGGAGCAGGGGCACCGGCGCATCGGGTTCGTCGGCGAGCTGAGCGACCGCGAGTCGATCATCGACCGGCTCACCGGGTACCGGACGGCGATGCGCGCGGCCGGACTGCGGCCGACGTCGTTCGACCCGGCCGAGCTGAGCGCCGACGAGATCGTCGACGTCGTCGTGGAGCACCACCTGACCGGGCTGGTGCTGGCCGAGGCGTACCGCGCCGCCAGCATCCGCGCCGCCGCGGCGGCCCGCGGCCTCGACGTCCCCGTCGACCTCTCCATCGCCGTCCTCGGGCAGCCGGACGTCCCCGTCGAGCCCGGGGCCGACGACGCCGGCGTCGCGTGGAGCGGCTTTCGCATCCCGCGCGAGGAGATGGGCGAGCAGGCGTTGTCGCTGCTGGTCCAGCTGATCGAGGACCCGTCCGGCACCACCGACCGGCACCGGCTGCTGCCGTGCGTCATCGAGCCGGGCGCGACGGTGTCGGCGCCCCGCCCACGCTGA
- a CDS encoding acetylxylan esterase — translation MRAPYDAWFGPDAFDATHGYDLDALLAVGAPDEPAGFAEFWTALHERALAVDTAPIARPADVPGWHDVEFTSLDGVRLGGWLWLPPVGVERAVVVGHGYGGRDQPDPGLALPGTAVLFAASRGLPTRGLVPGIPSVGAEHVLHGIESAATYVHGGCVADVWCAASALLALLPSPPSRVGYAGGSFGGGIGALALPWDDRFDRGALTVPSFGNHDLRLAMPCTGSGGAVRLHVAEHPEAREVLRFFDAATAARRLRVPMLVAPALWDPAVPPPGQFAVHNAIPGDKELVALAAGHTEYPDRAADDERLRAAVRAFLLS, via the coding sequence GTGCGCGCGCCCTACGACGCCTGGTTCGGACCCGACGCCTTCGACGCGACCCACGGCTACGACCTGGACGCCCTGCTGGCGGTGGGCGCGCCGGACGAACCGGCCGGCTTCGCCGAGTTCTGGACCGCGCTGCACGAGCGTGCGCTCGCGGTCGACACCGCGCCGATCGCGCGCCCGGCGGACGTCCCCGGCTGGCACGACGTCGAGTTCACCTCGCTGGACGGGGTGCGGCTGGGCGGCTGGCTGTGGCTGCCGCCTGTCGGCGTCGAGCGCGCCGTCGTCGTCGGGCACGGGTACGGCGGCCGCGACCAGCCCGACCCCGGCCTCGCCCTGCCCGGCACCGCCGTCCTCTTCGCCGCGTCACGCGGGCTGCCGACGCGCGGGCTGGTGCCGGGCATCCCTTCCGTGGGCGCCGAGCACGTGCTGCACGGCATCGAGTCGGCCGCCACCTACGTGCACGGCGGCTGCGTCGCCGACGTCTGGTGCGCGGCGTCGGCGCTGCTCGCACTGCTGCCGTCGCCGCCTTCTCGGGTGGGCTACGCGGGCGGCAGCTTCGGCGGCGGCATCGGCGCGCTGGCGCTGCCCTGGGACGACCGGTTCGACCGCGGCGCCCTGACGGTGCCCAGCTTCGGCAACCACGACCTGCGCCTCGCGATGCCGTGCACCGGCAGCGGCGGGGCGGTCCGCCTGCACGTCGCCGAGCACCCCGAGGCCCGGGAGGTGCTGCGGTTCTTCGACGCGGCGACGGCGGCCCGGCGGCTGCGCGTCCCGATGCTCGTCGCGCCGGCGCTGTGGGACCCGGCCGTGCCGCCGCCCGGCCAGTTCGCCGTCCACAACGCCATCCCGGGCGACAAGGAGCTGGTCGCCCTCGCCGCCGGCCACACCGAGTACCCGGACCGGGCCGCCGACGACGAGCGCCTGCGCGCCGCGGTGCGAGCGTTCCTGCTCAGCTGA
- a CDS encoding WD40 repeat domain-containing protein: MTIRRRLMPLLVAAAVALTGQAAPAVAATPAEAWTAPGQSWALFSDDGTLVLSAGNTSAGGRVELRQASTGAVVRTLTSPLKVNAVALSADNQTIAVTVNDTSSGLPVRTIRLYRASTGALLRSIPTSAGRELDGLHFAPDGRTIAAMDARSYERGGQVHVHRVSDGVRVRLLSVPATTAGVRFSPDGRYLAANDRVVTGGRAVPAVRVFRTDTWASTLTLADGDLLIRWTPDSTGLWTKRILPGVPTGLRLVSVPSGAVQRSLDLDLYDGVSDVTDDGALALTNRLVAPRRTLTFTSTLTGADVATYDFGQDVFPGDVSPDGSLFTYARTTAPSAFDVHVAHSPGH, translated from the coding sequence ATGACGATCCGACGTCGATTGATGCCCCTGCTGGTCGCGGCCGCCGTCGCGCTGACGGGCCAGGCCGCTCCGGCCGTCGCGGCGACCCCGGCCGAGGCCTGGACCGCTCCCGGGCAGTCATGGGCGCTGTTCTCCGACGACGGGACCCTCGTCCTGTCCGCCGGCAACACCTCCGCCGGGGGTCGTGTCGAGCTGCGTCAGGCGAGCACCGGCGCCGTCGTCCGCACGCTGACCAGCCCGCTGAAGGTCAACGCCGTGGCGCTGTCGGCCGACAACCAGACCATCGCGGTCACCGTCAACGACACGAGCTCGGGCCTGCCGGTCCGGACCATCCGGCTCTACCGGGCTTCGACCGGCGCGCTGCTGCGGTCGATCCCGACGTCGGCAGGCCGCGAGCTGGACGGCCTGCACTTCGCGCCCGACGGGCGGACCATCGCCGCCATGGACGCCCGCTCCTACGAGCGGGGCGGCCAGGTGCACGTGCACCGGGTGTCCGACGGCGTCCGGGTCAGGCTGCTGTCCGTGCCCGCCACGACGGCCGGGGTGCGCTTCTCGCCGGACGGGCGCTACCTCGCCGCCAACGACCGTGTCGTGACCGGCGGGCGAGCCGTCCCCGCGGTCCGGGTGTTCCGCACCGACACCTGGGCCTCCACGCTGACGCTCGCCGACGGCGACCTGCTGATCCGCTGGACACCGGACAGCACCGGCCTCTGGACCAAGCGCATCCTGCCCGGCGTGCCCACCGGCCTGCGCCTGGTGAGCGTGCCCAGCGGCGCCGTGCAGCGCTCGCTCGACCTCGACCTCTACGACGGCGTGTCCGACGTGACCGACGACGGCGCGCTGGCGCTCACCAACCGGCTCGTCGCGCCGCGCCGGACGCTCACCTTCACCAGCACGCTGACCGGCGCCGACGTCGCGACGTACGACTTCGGGCAGGACGTGTTCCCCGGCGACGTCAGCCCGGACGGGTCGCTGTTCACCTACGCCCGGACCACCGCACCCAGCGCCTTCGACGTCCACGTGGCGCACTCGCCGGGTCACTAG
- a CDS encoding phytase → MRRTFALAAAVPFVLAFVPQPDIVTTGNETPVLYDDDEGGNASGDDPAIWVHPERSGRSIVIVTAKEGGLRVYDLDSRELQSLPATPAPRADGVDGRYNNVDIAYGLRVGGRTTDVAVVSDRYNDQLRFFTIDPAGSRAATPLREVTAPEQEFLFSPDRETVDEEQTAYGVAVWQPNSRDTYAVVTREGATTIATARITPKSDGTVAYTDVEHLELPGSFPLPGGRTWVPCEEPGVGPQLEGVAVDQRSDVLYATQEDVGLWRIPLPLGTGEPRLIDKVADFGVHDVYDEETEECVPVDPDQPGLGGPNLVADAEGVDVYYGRGRTGYVIVSSQGDDRFAVYSTMGHNRALGTFRVEGDGVDDVNGSDGLAVTNRVVGDYREGLLVTHDEPETGPDVDPERDATNFSYVDWGQVADALGLKISTHPDNDPRF, encoded by the coding sequence ATGCGCCGCACCTTCGCTCTCGCCGCCGCCGTCCCGTTCGTTCTCGCGTTCGTACCGCAGCCCGACATCGTCACGACGGGCAACGAGACGCCGGTGCTGTACGACGACGACGAGGGCGGCAACGCGTCGGGCGACGACCCGGCGATCTGGGTGCACCCGGAGCGGTCCGGCCGCTCGATCGTCATCGTGACGGCGAAGGAGGGCGGGCTGCGCGTCTACGACCTCGACTCGCGCGAGCTGCAGTCGCTGCCGGCCACCCCGGCGCCGCGCGCCGACGGCGTCGACGGGCGGTACAACAACGTCGACATCGCCTACGGGCTGCGTGTCGGCGGCCGCACGACCGACGTCGCGGTGGTGTCGGACCGGTACAACGACCAGCTGCGGTTCTTCACCATCGACCCGGCCGGCTCGCGGGCCGCGACGCCGCTGCGCGAGGTCACCGCGCCGGAGCAGGAGTTCCTGTTCAGCCCGGACCGCGAGACGGTCGACGAGGAGCAGACGGCGTACGGCGTCGCCGTCTGGCAGCCGAACAGCCGCGACACCTACGCGGTCGTGACCCGGGAGGGCGCGACGACCATCGCGACGGCGCGGATCACCCCGAAGAGCGACGGCACCGTCGCCTACACCGACGTGGAGCACCTGGAGCTGCCGGGCAGCTTCCCGCTCCCCGGCGGCCGCACCTGGGTCCCGTGCGAGGAGCCCGGCGTCGGCCCGCAGCTCGAGGGCGTCGCCGTCGATCAGCGCAGCGACGTGCTGTACGCGACGCAGGAGGACGTCGGGCTGTGGCGGATCCCGCTGCCGCTCGGCACCGGCGAGCCGCGGCTGATCGACAAGGTCGCCGACTTCGGCGTCCACGACGTGTACGACGAGGAGACCGAGGAGTGCGTGCCGGTCGACCCGGACCAGCCCGGTCTCGGCGGGCCGAACCTGGTCGCCGACGCCGAGGGGGTCGACGTCTACTACGGGCGCGGCCGGACCGGCTACGTCATCGTCTCCAGCCAGGGCGACGACCGGTTCGCCGTCTACTCGACGATGGGCCACAACCGCGCGCTCGGCACCTTCCGGGTCGAGGGCGACGGCGTCGACGACGTCAACGGCTCCGACGGCCTGGCCGTCACCAACCGCGTCGTCGGCGACTACCGCGAGGGCCTCCTGGTCACCCACGACGAGCCGGAGACCGGCCCGGACGTCGACCCGGAGCGCGACGCCACCAACTTCTCCTACGTCGACTGGGGCCAGGTGGCCGACGCACTCGGTCTGAAGATCAGCACCCACCCCGACAACGATCCGAGGTTCTGA
- a CDS encoding ABC transporter substrate-binding protein gives MKHRVLTGIAGITAAALTLTACGGGDDGGDSTSDGPAALRMTVWTADEAQLALFQEIADAYVADHADTVSEISFETLPFEDYTTGITTQIAGGNPPDLAWIFESSAPEFVASGALLDLRPVLEETEGYDVDDLEPDALRLWENDGGLYAYPFSNSPFGVFVNTDQLTAAGQPLPADLIAAGDWTWDRAAEIAAATAQTSGKAGLVVRDFDFALWENLGTIWSSFGARPWSEDGSSCEFTSPEMIDALTWIHDQIFTTGAMPGPGTTADFFAGDAALTVTQISRASALDDSFGWDLVPLPDGPEGHVNVIGQAGIGVFADGPNAEVAADFLAYFTSPENAERLAAYFPPPRTSLLTAQTLQGANAKLTVEQLQAVVIDGIPGAVTKPAHANFAQLQQAIRAELDALWTADADVNAVAESVCAAAEPLLAG, from the coding sequence ATGAAACACCGCGTACTGACAGGCATCGCCGGCATCACCGCCGCCGCCCTGACCCTGACCGCCTGCGGAGGCGGCGACGACGGCGGCGACTCGACGTCGGACGGCCCCGCCGCGCTGCGGATGACCGTGTGGACCGCCGACGAGGCGCAACTGGCGCTGTTCCAGGAGATCGCCGACGCCTATGTCGCCGACCACGCCGACACGGTCTCCGAGATCAGCTTCGAGACGCTGCCGTTCGAGGACTACACCACCGGCATCACGACCCAGATCGCCGGCGGCAACCCGCCCGACCTCGCGTGGATCTTCGAGTCGTCGGCGCCGGAGTTCGTCGCCAGCGGCGCGCTGCTGGACCTGCGCCCGGTGCTGGAGGAGACCGAGGGCTACGACGTCGACGACCTCGAGCCGGACGCGCTGCGGCTGTGGGAGAACGACGGCGGCCTCTACGCGTACCCGTTCTCGAACAGCCCGTTCGGCGTGTTCGTCAACACCGACCAGCTGACGGCGGCCGGCCAGCCGCTGCCCGCCGACCTGATCGCCGCCGGCGACTGGACGTGGGACCGCGCGGCCGAGATCGCCGCGGCGACCGCCCAGACCAGCGGCAAGGCAGGGCTGGTGGTCCGCGACTTCGACTTCGCGCTCTGGGAGAACCTCGGCACCATCTGGTCCAGCTTCGGCGCCCGGCCGTGGTCGGAGGACGGCTCCAGCTGCGAGTTCACCTCGCCGGAGATGATCGACGCGCTGACCTGGATCCACGACCAGATCTTCACCACCGGCGCCATGCCCGGACCCGGCACGACGGCGGACTTCTTCGCCGGCGACGCCGCCCTGACCGTCACGCAGATCAGCCGGGCGTCGGCGCTGGACGACAGCTTCGGCTGGGACCTCGTGCCGCTGCCGGACGGCCCGGAGGGGCACGTCAACGTCATCGGCCAGGCCGGCATCGGGGTGTTCGCCGACGGCCCGAACGCCGAGGTCGCCGCGGACTTCCTGGCGTACTTCACCAGCCCGGAGAACGCCGAGCGGCTGGCCGCGTACTTCCCGCCGCCGCGGACGTCGCTGCTGACAGCGCAGACGCTGCAGGGCGCCAACGCGAAGCTGACGGTGGAGCAGCTGCAGGCGGTCGTCATCGACGGCATCCCCGGCGCGGTGACGAAGCCGGCGCACGCGAACTTCGCCCAGCTGCAGCAGGCGATCCGGGCCGAGCTGGACGCGCTGTGGACCGCCGACGCCGACGTCAACGCCGTCGCCGAGTCGGTCTGCGCGGCCGCCGAGCCGCTGCTGGCGGGCTGA
- the yaaA gene encoding peroxide stress protein YaaA — MLVVLPPSETQAWPERGRGLDLGRLSFPELTEARSAVLDGMVATSARPDAMRRLEAPAGAAAEVARNVDARTAPAAAAARLYQGVLYDAFDPATLDAAALRRAGRRVVIVSSLFGAVRLSDRVPAHRLPICANLDGLDDVPGLEAYWRARLGPALTAAAGRGVVVDLRSSSYAPLWRPGPELAERWVTLRVPGSPHGAKATRGRVARLLCTDPAEPRDVPALAAVVGAAFGVELHPPARDRAPWVLELSGVS, encoded by the coding sequence ATGCTGGTGGTGCTGCCTCCGTCGGAGACGCAGGCGTGGCCCGAGCGCGGCCGCGGCCTCGATCTCGGGCGGCTGTCGTTCCCCGAGCTCACCGAGGCGCGGTCCGCCGTGCTCGACGGCATGGTGGCGACCAGCGCGCGGCCCGATGCGATGCGGCGGCTGGAGGCGCCGGCCGGCGCGGCGGCGGAGGTCGCCCGCAACGTCGACGCTCGGACTGCGCCCGCGGCCGCGGCGGCGCGGCTGTACCAGGGCGTGCTCTACGACGCGTTCGACCCGGCGACGCTGGACGCGGCGGCGCTGCGCCGGGCCGGGCGCCGCGTCGTCATCGTGTCGTCGCTGTTCGGGGCGGTGCGGCTGAGCGATCGGGTGCCGGCGCACCGGCTGCCGATCTGCGCGAACCTCGACGGCCTCGACGACGTGCCCGGACTGGAGGCGTACTGGCGGGCCCGGCTCGGCCCGGCGCTGACGGCCGCGGCCGGTCGCGGCGTCGTCGTCGACCTGCGGTCCAGCAGCTATGCGCCGCTGTGGCGGCCCGGTCCGGAATTGGCCGAGCGTTGGGTGACGCTGCGGGTGCCCGGTTCGCCGCACGGCGCGAAGGCCACCCGCGGCCGGGTCGCCCGGCTGCTCTGCACCGATCCGGCGGAGCCCCGCGACGTGCCCGCGCTGGCCGCCGTCGTCGGCGCCGCCTTCGGCGTCGAGTTGCACCCGCCGGCCCGCGACCGCGCACCCTGGGTGCTCGAGCTGTCCGGGGTCAGCTGA
- a CDS encoding carbohydrate ABC transporter permease, which translates to MIVVFALLCVLAVPFVFPTWWMVTGSFKPMSEILRIPPTLWPSSPTTEAYGQVFDLQPFAQQYWNSMYIAALVTVGTILVSSMAGYAFARIRFPGANLLFGVVLVGLLVPAEVTIVPLFRLVNWAGLIDTHWPLIVIPIVGAPSVLATFIMRQFFLTLPAELEEAARMDGLSRAGIFRRIAFPLARPAIAAVAIFTFLHSWNLFLEPLVFLSSRENFTLPLALTQYVDAYGGPMWNVQLAATTLTVLPVLGVFLLAQRQFVEGLANTGLKG; encoded by the coding sequence ATGATCGTTGTGTTCGCACTGCTGTGCGTGCTGGCCGTGCCGTTCGTCTTCCCCACCTGGTGGATGGTGACGGGCAGCTTCAAGCCGATGAGCGAGATCCTGCGGATCCCGCCGACGCTGTGGCCGTCGTCGCCGACCACCGAGGCGTACGGCCAGGTGTTCGACCTGCAGCCGTTCGCGCAGCAGTACTGGAACAGCATGTACATCGCGGCGCTGGTCACCGTGGGCACGATTCTGGTGTCGTCGATGGCCGGCTACGCGTTCGCCCGCATCCGCTTCCCCGGGGCGAACCTGCTGTTCGGCGTGGTGCTGGTCGGTCTGCTGGTGCCGGCCGAGGTCACCATCGTGCCGCTGTTCCGGCTGGTCAACTGGGCCGGGCTGATCGACACGCACTGGCCGCTGATCGTCATCCCGATCGTCGGGGCGCCCAGCGTGCTCGCGACGTTCATCATGCGGCAGTTCTTCCTGACCCTCCCCGCCGAGCTGGAGGAGGCCGCCCGCATGGACGGCCTCAGCCGGGCCGGCATCTTCCGCCGCATCGCGTTCCCGCTGGCCCGACCGGCCATCGCGGCGGTCGCGATCTTCACCTTCCTGCACTCGTGGAACCTGTTCCTGGAGCCGTTGGTCTTCCTGTCCAGCCGCGAGAACTTCACCCTGCCGCTGGCGCTGACGCAGTACGTCGACGCCTACGGCGGGCCGATGTGGAACGTCCAACTGGCCGCCACCACGCTCACGGTGCTGCCGGTGCTCGGGGTGTTCCTGCTGGCCCAGCGCCAGTTCGTCGAGGGCCTGGCGAACACCGGCCTGAAGGGCTGA
- a CDS encoding carbohydrate ABC transporter permease, whose product MATATLGPPRRRRRGLNRREDTLTGFAFVLPQLVGSLLFVIGPLVAVVWYSLHDWNVLANSFTYSGTDNYERLASDPGFHDALRASGIFSAGLVLLNVGLALALAVMLNQRLPGTATFRAFFFSPVVVSLVAWTIVWGFLLQADGGINGFLSQLGIDGPNWLREGPTAMLSVIVVQVFKNVGLNMVLFLAALQGVPKEVREAATMDGASPWRSFWSVTVPLISGTILLVSILTVVGSLQVFAQIAVLTQGGPGTSTTVIVYYLYQQAFQFQEFGYASAVSVVLFVIVAILTFVQWQTRRRWVFHEV is encoded by the coding sequence ATGGCGACGGCGACTCTCGGCCCGCCTCGGCGGCGACGACGCGGGCTGAACCGGCGCGAGGACACCCTCACCGGCTTCGCGTTCGTCCTGCCCCAGCTCGTCGGCAGCCTGCTGTTCGTGATCGGGCCGCTGGTCGCCGTCGTCTGGTACAGCCTGCACGACTGGAACGTGCTGGCGAACAGCTTCACCTACTCGGGCACGGACAACTACGAGCGGCTGGCGTCGGACCCGGGCTTCCACGACGCGCTGCGGGCCAGCGGGATCTTCTCCGCCGGCCTGGTGCTGCTCAACGTCGGCCTGGCGCTCGCGCTGGCGGTCATGCTCAACCAGCGGCTGCCGGGCACGGCGACGTTCCGGGCGTTCTTCTTCTCCCCGGTCGTGGTGTCGCTGGTGGCGTGGACCATCGTGTGGGGGTTCCTGCTGCAGGCCGACGGCGGCATCAACGGGTTCCTGTCGCAGCTGGGCATCGACGGGCCCAACTGGCTGCGCGAGGGGCCGACGGCGATGCTCTCGGTGATCGTCGTGCAGGTGTTCAAGAACGTCGGCCTCAACATGGTGCTGTTCCTGGCCGCGCTGCAGGGCGTGCCGAAGGAGGTCCGCGAGGCCGCGACCATGGACGGCGCGTCGCCGTGGCGGTCGTTCTGGTCGGTGACCGTGCCGCTGATCAGCGGGACGATCCTGCTGGTGTCGATCCTGACGGTGGTCGGCTCGCTGCAGGTGTTCGCGCAGATCGCCGTGCTCACGCAGGGCGGGCCGGGCACGTCGACCACGGTGATCGTCTACTACCTCTACCAGCAGGCCTTCCAGTTCCAGGAGTTCGGCTACGCCAGCGCCGTGTCGGTGGTGCTGTTCGTGATCGTCGCGATCCTGACGTTCGTCCAGTGGCAGACACGGAGGCGGTGGGTGTTCCATGAGGTCTGA
- a CDS encoding NUDIX domain-containing protein, with protein sequence MAEPGFEDDVYAEGAPEREFHAGIAARLPRKSVSGGALVRDEAGLILFLEPTYKPALEIPGGVAEADESPLQACRREVREEIGLDLPIGRALVIDWIPVRGPWPDQLAFVFDGGVLDAAAIARITPDPVEVGGFAFRSLAGAGERLRPSMARRLAAARLALEIGETLYAEFGRPVRGG encoded by the coding sequence GTGGCCGAACCCGGGTTCGAGGACGACGTGTACGCCGAAGGTGCGCCGGAGCGCGAGTTCCACGCCGGGATCGCGGCGCGGCTGCCCCGCAAGTCGGTGTCCGGTGGCGCGCTGGTGCGCGACGAGGCCGGGCTGATCCTGTTCCTGGAGCCGACCTACAAGCCGGCGCTGGAGATCCCCGGCGGCGTCGCCGAGGCGGACGAGTCGCCGTTGCAGGCGTGCCGGCGCGAGGTGCGCGAGGAGATCGGCCTCGACCTGCCGATCGGCCGCGCGCTGGTGATCGACTGGATCCCGGTCCGCGGGCCGTGGCCGGACCAGCTGGCCTTCGTGTTCGACGGCGGCGTGCTGGACGCCGCGGCGATCGCCCGGATCACGCCCGACCCGGTCGAGGTCGGCGGCTTCGCGTTCCGCTCGCTCGCGGGGGCGGGCGAGCGGCTGCGACCGTCGATGGCGCGCCGGCTGGCTGCCGCCCGGTTGGCGCTGGAGATCGGCGAGACGCTCTACGCCGAGTTCGGCCGGCCGGTCCGCGGCGGCTGA
- a CDS encoding FAD-dependent oxidoreductase — translation MNELRTEILVVGGGLGGVAAALAALRRGRRVVLTEEYPWLGGQLTSQAVPPDEHPWIEEFGATRTYRALRDGIRDHYRRTYPLTDAAREHPALNPGAGWVSKLCHEPRVAVAVLDELLAPWRSAGRLTVLQPARPTGADVDGDTVRAVTVEHLGTGASTTIAADYVLDATETGDLLPLTGTEYVTGFESRAETGEPSAPDAAQPHNQQAISYCFALDHVDGDHTIDRPARYDHWRSVHPAFWGSPLLSFSAPDPRTLLPKPRVFEPNPGDDALAVDADQSREQGDANLWTFRRIAARDLFAPGHYASDITLVNWPNIDYFEAPVIDVDEATRQARLDDAKQLSLSMLYWMQTEAPRPDGGAGWPGLRLRADVVGTADGLAQAPYVREGRRIRAVTTIVEHDLSQAVRGAHGARRYPDTVGIGMYRIDLHPSTGGDNYLDVGAEPFEIPLGALLPQRTRNLLPAGKNIGTTHITNGCYRLHPVEWNIGEAAGHLAATCLDDDRQPHEIQAKQPLLEDFQTLLTRDGVELRWPAGVSGY, via the coding sequence GTGAACGAGCTTCGGACCGAGATCCTGGTGGTCGGCGGCGGCCTCGGCGGCGTCGCGGCGGCCCTCGCGGCGCTGCGCCGCGGGCGTCGCGTCGTGCTGACCGAGGAGTACCCCTGGCTCGGCGGCCAGCTCACCTCGCAGGCCGTCCCGCCGGACGAGCACCCGTGGATCGAGGAGTTCGGCGCGACCCGCACCTACCGGGCGCTGCGCGACGGCATCCGCGACCACTACCGGCGGACCTACCCGCTCACCGACGCGGCCCGCGAGCACCCGGCGCTCAACCCGGGCGCGGGCTGGGTGAGCAAGCTGTGCCACGAGCCGCGGGTCGCGGTGGCCGTCCTCGACGAGCTGCTCGCGCCGTGGCGCTCGGCCGGGCGGCTCACCGTCCTGCAGCCGGCCCGCCCGACCGGTGCGGACGTCGACGGTGACACCGTCCGCGCCGTGACGGTCGAGCACCTCGGCACCGGCGCCAGCACGACGATCGCCGCCGACTACGTCCTCGACGCCACCGAGACCGGCGACCTGCTGCCGCTCACCGGCACCGAGTACGTCACCGGCTTCGAGTCGCGGGCCGAGACCGGCGAGCCGAGCGCGCCCGACGCCGCGCAGCCGCACAACCAGCAGGCGATCAGCTACTGCTTCGCGCTGGACCACGTCGACGGCGACCACACCATCGACCGGCCGGCCCGCTACGACCACTGGCGCTCGGTGCACCCGGCGTTCTGGGGGTCACCGCTGCTCAGCTTCTCCGCGCCCGACCCGCGCACGCTGCTGCCCAAGCCGCGGGTGTTCGAACCGAACCCCGGCGACGACGCCTTGGCCGTCGACGCCGACCAGAGCCGCGAGCAGGGCGACGCCAACCTCTGGACGTTCCGCCGCATCGCCGCCCGCGACCTGTTCGCGCCGGGCCACTACGCCAGCGACATCACACTGGTGAACTGGCCGAACATCGACTACTTCGAGGCGCCGGTGATCGACGTCGACGAGGCGACGCGGCAGGCCCGGCTCGACGACGCCAAGCAGCTCAGCCTCTCGATGCTCTACTGGATGCAGACCGAGGCGCCGCGGCCCGACGGCGGCGCCGGCTGGCCGGGGCTGCGGCTGCGCGCCGACGTCGTCGGAACCGCCGACGGGCTGGCGCAGGCGCCGTACGTCCGCGAGGGCCGGCGCATCCGGGCCGTCACCACGATCGTCGAGCACGACCTGTCCCAGGCGGTCCGCGGCGCGCACGGCGCCCGCCGCTACCCGGACACCGTCGGCATCGGCATGTACCGCATCGACCTGCACCCGTCCACCGGCGGCGACAACTATCTGGACGTCGGCGCCGAGCCGTTCGAGATCCCGCTCGGCGCGCTGTTGCCGCAGCGGACGCGCAACCTGCTCCCCGCGGGCAAGAACATCGGCACCACCCACATCACCAACGGCTGCTACCGGCTGCACCCGGTCGAGTGGAACATCGGCGAGGCCGCCGGGCACCTGGCCGCGACCTGCCTCGACGACGACCGGCAGCCGCACGAGATCCAGGCCAAGCAGCCGCTGCTCGAGGACTTCCAGACACTGCTGACCCGCGACGGCGTCGAACTGCGCTGGCCGGCCGGCGTGTCCGGTTACTGA